From a region of the Maridesulfovibrio frigidus DSM 17176 genome:
- the recQ gene encoding DNA helicase RecQ — translation MRTPLDVLQKTYGYEKFTGLQDEITSRVMAGGHAVVFMPTGGGKSACYQIPAILRQGVGIVISPLIALMQDQVAALKQMGVRAECLNSSVKGEHASQIISSLYNGELDLLYVAPERLGQPGFYEMLERINIALIAIDEAHCVSQWGHDFRPDYLRLDALAARFPNVPRLALTATADGPTQREILQRLSFTENDIFATGFDRPNIRYTVVPKEGEQIQLLNFIKSDHDKECGIVYRMSRKKVEKTAEWLCKKGIKALPYHAGLSAQVREKNQARFMSEDGIVIVATIAFGMGIDKPDVRFVAHLDLPKSIEAYYQETGRAGRDGLPAEAWMSVGIGDIGFLRRMIMSGDAPEERKALEMRKLNALLAYCESSNCLRQALLGYFGEELENPCGNCFTCITPPTKFDGTIAAQKALSNVYRTEQIFGVNHLIDVLLGKETPKVKSNGHETLSTFKIGTEHTPEEWTSIHRQMVSQGLLDVDIEGYGALKLNKLSWEVLRKERKVDLRKDPIIAKKSVSSPRKKKLVIGGQDCPSMTTSEAKKLLDALRSVRNDLAKEQQVPAFIIFPDKTLLELACYRPESVDQLYAISGFGDQKVFRYGSPIIETLLMHQDEHGRPKDLAPLPEGKTRTPPKELSASKPTVPPSALETLELFEDLQNISKVAEKRKIKQATIYSHLTACVKAGKIEVNDILDFDKAEIECLKDTISFYKEEGFMQLNPIFNALYGNYSYEILRIFQAELSR, via the coding sequence ATGCGCACCCCTCTTGATGTTCTTCAAAAGACATACGGCTACGAAAAATTTACCGGACTTCAAGACGAGATTACTTCGCGTGTAATGGCTGGCGGCCATGCTGTTGTATTCATGCCTACAGGTGGCGGTAAATCTGCGTGTTATCAAATACCTGCCATATTGCGCCAAGGTGTCGGAATTGTAATTTCTCCGCTCATTGCACTCATGCAAGATCAGGTTGCAGCTCTCAAACAAATGGGAGTGCGTGCGGAGTGCTTAAATTCGTCTGTGAAAGGTGAGCATGCTTCGCAAATTATCAGCAGTTTATATAATGGCGAACTAGATCTTTTATATGTTGCGCCAGAAAGGCTTGGACAACCTGGTTTTTATGAAATGCTTGAACGGATCAACATCGCACTGATAGCAATCGACGAAGCCCATTGTGTATCTCAATGGGGACACGATTTTAGACCGGACTACCTAAGACTGGATGCTCTTGCAGCTAGATTCCCAAATGTTCCACGCTTAGCACTAACAGCCACAGCCGACGGGCCAACTCAGAGGGAGATTCTGCAACGGCTTTCATTTACAGAAAATGATATTTTCGCAACGGGATTCGACAGGCCGAATATCCGCTATACAGTTGTCCCTAAAGAAGGGGAGCAAATACAGCTTCTTAATTTTATTAAAAGTGACCATGATAAAGAATGCGGCATAGTCTACCGCATGAGCCGCAAAAAAGTTGAAAAAACAGCTGAATGGCTATGTAAAAAAGGAATAAAGGCCCTGCCGTATCATGCTGGACTGAGCGCGCAGGTACGTGAAAAAAATCAGGCGCGATTTATGTCCGAAGATGGCATTGTAATCGTCGCTACTATCGCCTTTGGAATGGGAATCGATAAGCCTGACGTGAGATTTGTGGCTCATCTCGACCTCCCGAAAAGTATTGAGGCATATTATCAGGAAACAGGAAGAGCTGGACGTGACGGGCTCCCGGCTGAAGCGTGGATGTCTGTCGGGATTGGCGATATCGGTTTTTTGCGCAGAATGATAATGTCGGGAGATGCACCGGAAGAACGCAAGGCTTTAGAGATGCGCAAACTTAACGCCCTACTAGCCTACTGCGAATCTTCAAACTGCCTAAGACAAGCACTGCTCGGATATTTCGGAGAAGAGCTAGAAAACCCATGTGGAAACTGTTTTACCTGCATCACTCCTCCAACTAAATTTGATGGAACAATAGCAGCACAAAAAGCTTTATCGAATGTTTATCGCACAGAACAAATATTCGGAGTAAATCATCTCATAGATGTATTGCTGGGCAAAGAGACTCCTAAAGTGAAAAGTAATGGGCATGAAACTTTAAGCACCTTCAAAATAGGTACAGAACATACACCAGAGGAATGGACTTCTATTCATCGCCAGATGGTATCTCAGGGGCTTCTTGATGTTGATATCGAAGGATATGGCGCTTTAAAGCTGAATAAGCTGAGTTGGGAAGTTTTAAGAAAAGAGCGAAAGGTTGATCTACGCAAAGATCCTATCATCGCTAAGAAAAGCGTAAGCAGTCCAAGAAAGAAAAAATTAGTAATCGGAGGACAAGACTGCCCTTCAATGACAACATCAGAAGCTAAAAAACTACTGGATGCACTCAGATCCGTACGTAATGATCTAGCTAAAGAGCAACAAGTTCCAGCTTTCATAATTTTTCCAGATAAGACGTTACTTGAACTCGCCTGCTACCGCCCGGAATCAGTCGATCAATTATACGCTATAAGTGGATTTGGAGATCAAAAAGTATTTCGATACGGAAGTCCAATTATTGAAACTCTGCTAATGCATCAAGATGAGCATGGGCGTCCGAAAGACCTTGCACCTCTTCCTGAAGGTAAAACCAGAACACCACCAAAAGAACTAAGCGCAAGTAAGCCAACAGTGCCTCCGTCAGCTCTTGAGACGCTCGAGTTATTCGAAGACCTACAGAATATTAGCAAAGTCGCAGAAAAACGAAAAATTAAGCAAGCTACGATATACAGCCACTTAACAGCGTGTGTTAAAGCTGGTAAAATTGAAGTGAACGACATTCTAGACTTCGACAA
- the atpD gene encoding F0F1 ATP synthase subunit beta, whose protein sequence is MDHKYCGEVISVRGSVVDVRFPEGIPPMLSVLYAHGDRKVTLEVADHLDLNTVRAIAMTPTGGLPRGAVVDSEGVTLHTPVGEELLGRVLNVFGEPVDGRDLPENLEYRSIHNTPIELSKRVVSEEIFMTGIKVIDLLMPLEKGGKAGLFGGAGVGKTVLITELINNMVGRHSGISIFCGIGERCREGEELYREMGDAGVLDNTVMVFGQMNEPPGARFRTGHTALTIAEHFRDDQGKDVLLLIDNIFRFIQAGMELSGMLGRLPSRMGYQPTLGADLSELQERISSSKSGAITSIQAVYVPADDLTDPAATHTFSHLSSSIVLSRKRAGEGFYPAVDPLESRSMMLSPAIVGQRHYDVAREVRRTLSLYEDLKDIIAMLGLEELSREDRLIVSRARKLERFMTQPFNTTRHFTGMEGKIVDIEDTVSGCERILNDEFKDLSERDFYMIGSLDDLNSAKTGGAEGSS, encoded by the coding sequence ATGGATCATAAGTATTGTGGAGAAGTTATTTCTGTTCGCGGGTCCGTTGTTGACGTGCGTTTTCCTGAAGGCATTCCTCCGATGCTTTCGGTTTTGTATGCTCACGGAGACCGAAAAGTTACTTTAGAAGTGGCTGATCATCTGGATTTGAATACAGTGCGAGCTATTGCCATGACTCCTACTGGTGGTCTTCCTAGGGGCGCTGTTGTTGATAGTGAAGGAGTAACTTTACACACTCCTGTCGGCGAAGAATTGCTTGGGCGGGTGCTTAATGTTTTTGGCGAACCCGTAGACGGTCGTGATTTGCCCGAAAATTTAGAATATCGTTCAATTCATAATACTCCTATAGAACTTTCTAAACGCGTTGTTTCAGAAGAGATATTTATGACGGGGATTAAAGTCATAGATTTGCTCATGCCTCTTGAGAAAGGTGGCAAGGCTGGACTTTTCGGTGGAGCTGGCGTTGGTAAAACGGTTCTAATCACAGAACTTATCAATAATATGGTCGGGCGTCATAGCGGCATAAGTATCTTTTGCGGGATAGGTGAAAGGTGTCGTGAAGGTGAAGAGCTATACCGTGAAATGGGTGACGCTGGAGTTCTCGATAATACCGTAATGGTCTTCGGACAGATGAATGAGCCTCCTGGTGCTAGGTTTAGAACGGGTCACACAGCGTTAACGATTGCTGAGCATTTTAGAGATGATCAAGGCAAAGATGTTCTGCTTTTGATCGATAATATTTTCAGATTCATTCAGGCTGGGATGGAACTTTCAGGAATGCTCGGCAGGCTTCCTTCTCGCATGGGGTACCAGCCCACACTTGGTGCTGACCTTTCTGAGCTTCAAGAACGTATCTCAAGCAGTAAATCGGGTGCAATCACATCTATTCAGGCCGTCTATGTACCGGCTGATGATTTGACCGACCCTGCCGCAACTCACACTTTTTCTCATCTTTCATCTTCTATTGTCCTTTCGCGCAAACGGGCGGGAGAAGGCTTTTATCCTGCTGTAGATCCGCTTGAATCACGTTCTATGATGCTTTCTCCTGCTATTGTCGGACAGCGTCACTATGATGTTGCGCGTGAAGTTCGACGCACGCTTTCTCTGTATGAAGATCTTAAGGACATTATAGCTATGCTCGGTCTTGAAGAGCTTTCCCGTGAAGATAGGCTTATTGTTTCACGCGCCAGAAAGCTTGAGCGTTTTATGACTCAGCCATTTAATACGACTCGTCATTTTACAGGAATGGAAGGTAAAATAGTTGATATTGAAGATACTGTTTCAGGTTGTGAGCGCATTTTAAATGATGAGTTTAAAGATTTATCCGAGCGTGATTTCTATATGATCGGCTCTCTTGATGATCTTAATTCTGCTAAAACTGGCGGTGCTGAGGGTAGCAGCTGA
- a CDS encoding ATP synthase F0F1 subunit epsilon, which produces MKLKIMLPSGVFLDCEADKIVAECKRGGFCLLPNHIDMATALSAGILTYYHQGKATNMAVDTGILVKKGEIVRISSRAAVQGEIGKLELEVNRMLDDASEGEKAARTTVAKLEAGFVRSLIEVETL; this is translated from the coding sequence ATGAAGCTTAAAATAATGCTGCCGTCTGGCGTTTTCCTCGATTGTGAAGCTGATAAAATTGTTGCGGAGTGTAAGCGGGGAGGATTTTGTCTTCTGCCAAATCATATTGATATGGCAACTGCTCTTTCTGCTGGGATTTTAACTTACTATCATCAGGGAAAAGCAACGAATATGGCTGTGGATACAGGTATCCTAGTCAAAAAGGGGGAGATTGTACGTATTTCATCGCGCGCAGCCGTTCAAGGTGAAATAGGAAAACTTGAATTAGAAGTTAACCGTATGCTTGATGATGCATCAGAAGGTGAAAAAGCAGCTCGGACAACTGTAGCAAAGCTTGAGGCTGGATTTGTCCGCAGCCTTATTGAGGTTGAAACTTTATGA